GACGGCAGTTATTCATTCGTTCTGCGGCCCTTGTCAGACCGATCATCAAGACGTCGGACGGGATCCCAACGTGTTCTCTACGAGCTTGATCCAGTACGATGTTCCATAAGGAATCGCCTCGTCGTTGAAATTGTAGGCAGGGTGATGCAGGCCGGCGCTGTCACCGTTCCCGCACCAGACGAAAGCACCCGGCCGCGCCTGCGCCAGGAAGGAGAAATCTTCCCCCCCCATTACCGGTGGCGTCTCGAGCACATTGTTTTCACCGGCCACGCCCTTGGCCGCGCTTCTCGCAAGGTCGGTCTGCTGGACCTCATTGAAGAGAATTGCGTCGAAGCTCTGAAATTTAATATCTATCTTCGCGCCGGTTATCTGGGCGATGCCGGCGACCACTTCGCCCACCCGCTCCTTCACGAACTTGCGCACCTCCGGCTTTAGCGTCCGCATGGTGCCCACCAACTCCGCTGTTTGCGGAACGACGGGGACTAGTCTCTGCCCGGACTGGAACTGGTGGAACGAAATTCCTGCCGAGTCGACAGGGTCAATGTTCTGAGCCAGGATATGCTGCAGGGCCGTCACAAGCTGAGCGCCGACCAGAATCGGATCGATGCATTCATGAGGCCTTCCAGGGTGCCCCCCTCGCCCTTCAATGCTAATTTCTATGCTATCAGTTGCCGCCATCACTGGACCTTGCCGGATTCCGAAGACACCTACCGGCAAGCCCGGACGATTGTGCATTCCGTAGATGTGCTCGATGCCGAACCGCTCCATCAAACCGTCATCTAGCATGGCAACGGCGCCGGTACCGATCTCCTCGGCAGGTTGGAAGATCATGACCGCCGTTCCAGCGAAATTCCGAGTATCGGCAAGATAGCGCGCGGCACCCAACAGCATCGCGGTGTGGCCGTCATGCCCACACGCATGCATCAAGCCCTTGTTCTTGGACGCATAGGGCAGATCGGTCGCTTCGTTGATCGGCAGCGCATCCATGTCAGCGCGCAATCCGATAACCTTTGGGTTACCGTCGCTCACGACGCCGTTGCCCTTGATGACGCCAACGACGCCGGTTTTGCCGATGCCGGTCGCGACGGCGTCGCAGCCGAATTCGCGCAGGCGCTCGGCGACAAATGCCGAAGTACGGGGGATGTCGAAGCCCAGTTCGGGATGTGCATGGATGTCCCGGCGCCAAGCCACTATCTCGGGGAGAAACTCTGCGACGCTATTGAGAATTGCCACGGGGACTTTCCTTTCTTGCCGGTTGCAGGCGAATTTCACGCTTTGTCCTTGCGAGAGCCGGGAGACCCGTTTCCGCGCTGCCGGGAGCACAGCATCCTCTGTGCGACGTAGGCACCCCAGCTATTCCGCCGACTGAAGCCGCTCCAATTAGCCGGGGACCGACAATCCTGAATTCCGCTCCGCCCAGAATGTAGCAAGTGCCAAAGAGCTTGGTTGCGCGAAGGGCGCCTTGGTCCCGCAGAATATCATCGTTTTTTGGTCATTGGCGCATAACACCTGCAGGCTGAGAGGAGGTGCCCTGGTATATATGCGGGACCATTCAAAATAGGACAGCCGACATTCAGAAGTGCGGGACAACTGCGACCCGCGGAAGGCGCGTGGTGGTTGCCTGGGCGGGCTCTTTTGAAGGCTACTCTTCAGCAATTGGCAGAGCAAACGACGCCTTGATCCGATCCATTACAACGATTGTCTTGAACCCCTTTACTTCAAGATGTTCGTAAAAAAAACGACGGGTAAACGCCTCGTACTCGGCCATGTCCTGAGCAGAGACCGTAATAATAAAATCCGCTTCACCCGTAACGTAGTAAGCGTTCATGATCTCAGGCGTCCGCCGAATTGCCTGCTTGAAACGATCGATGATATCGGCGCGATCGCGCTCGAGAGTGATGGATACCAGCAGGAGCAGGGGCCGACCGACGGCTTCCGGTGAAACTATGGCAACGTCCGCTTCGATGACGCCAGCGTCTCGAAGTCGCTTTAATCTCCGCTGACAAGCGGTAGCCGATAGTCCGGCAAGTTCGCCCAATTCCTCTGTCGTAAGGCGATTGTTGCGCTGCACGACGTTGAGAATCTTCCGGTCAATTCGATCCAGATCCATTCACAATCTCTGCTCATGATGATATCGGCCAATGCCAAGGCCGCCAGTCCGTACGTCCAAAATGTAGCAAGTGCCAAACGCCCTCTCGGCGCTAAAGTCGGTCCAAGTCGCAGAAAATCGGCGTTTCTTTCGCCATCTGCGCACAATACCGGCATAGTATAACTATCTGAGGGGTGCCGCTGAATCGATGGGCGTTGCTGGTGAGCAGTTGCGGGCCAGCGCAAGAACGGCAGATTCGATCGGGTGGGGGCGATCCCCGGTCGAAAAGATCCTACCGATCTCGTTGCTCAGGCGCAGAAAACATGAGTTGCAGCACGCTCGCATCAGTTCGAGGCAAGCGTGTTAGGGAGCGACATCACCAAGGGTGTCGGCGTTGCAGCATAAATCGGAGACCATGAGAGTCAGGCTATGAACCGGCCCCGGCTTTCGGATGCCTTACGGCCCTCGCGCGTCGGCCGCGAGTGAACTATGATCCGCATGGGTGTGGGGCTGGAGGAGAAGGTCGTCGGCTCAGTCAGGCTAACGTCGCTCCAAGCACTGGTAAGAAGCCCTATCCGCGGTCTGAGAATTACCCAAATTGATCTCTCGTGAGGCAGTTGTTGCAGCTGCATTCCGTCGAGACGCTTCAGTGATCCGCGAGAATGGCTCGCGATCTCTGCGTGAATCGCGGTTTGGCGCAGGAATGCGGCGTGGGAGACCGAATGTTAGACCAAAGTCGGCACGAGCACCGTGTAAAATGGGCAGGTCAGCGCAGACCAGTCTGGCGGCATTCTTACCCTTGCCGGAACGATCGCCTGAACAAGGTAGCTCAACCGCCGTCCGCACTCCCAGGAGAGAAAGCCATATGCTTCCCTTGGACATCCTCCGAAAGGAGTTTCCAGCCACAGCAAACGCCATCTACATGGATGTCGCGAACCAGGGCCTCATATCAAGCACAACATTGGCTTCAATCGAGCCTCATTTGAACAATCGGCTGCATGGCCTAAACGACGAAGAAAGAATGCTCGAACACGTCGAGCGTACTCGCGCTAGGTTCGCACAATTTATCAATTCAGATCACGATGAAATTGCAATTACCAAGAATGCATCGGAAGGCATCAACATCATCGCTAATGCGATCGATTGGAGAGATGGAGACAACGTCGTTCTATGCCCAAAATTGGAACACGCAAATAATATCTTGCCATGGATTCAGATCAGAGACCGCTACAATGTCGAGTTGCGAGTCGTAGAGCCGGATAACGGCTCAATTCCCCCTGATGCATTCGTAAAGGCGATTGATTCTCATACCCGCGTTGTTGCCTTGGCGACGGTGACGATGGTTCCGGGGTTTCGGACCGTCATGGAGCAGATATCCGAAGCCTGTAGGCACTACGGTGCATTTCTTTTGGCGGACGCGACGCAATCTGTTGGGATACTCCACACCGACGTCAATCGACTTGGCGTAGACGGTGTAGCAGTGTCCACTGTGAAGGGTTTGATGGGTCTTTATGGATCGGGTTTTTTATATTGCCGTAAAGAATGGGCCGATCGGCTGAGCCCGGCCTATCTTGCGCGCTTCAGCGTAGATTTCGGAAACGCGCCAGAATCAGCTCCGGTACCTAGTTTTGTAAAGTTGCGCTCTGGCGCGCCCCGCTTTGATATCGGGCATTACAACTTCCCTGGCATGTTGGCTGCATATGCATCAATGGGCCAGCTACTTGATATCGGAACCGAGGCGATCGACCAGAGCGTTACCTCACTCGCAAAACGTATGGCCACTGGTCTCTTAGATATCGGGCTTCCGGTCTGCGGCGGGCCACCAGGCGCTCACACTGGAAGTATCGTAGCCGTTGGCGATTCCAGCGATCTTGTTGAAGGGCGCCCAGTCGACGCCCGCATTCGGTCGCTTCACGAGCATTTCACGAAGAACGGGGTAATCGTCTCAATACGCAGAGGCATGCTCCGGTTTTCCCTGCATCTTTACAACACCGCCGATGAAGTCGATCGCGTAATCAATCTGGCCAAGAGCTGGTCGAAGTAAGAGCGACACGGCTAGTTCATGCACACAGGAGAGTACATGTCGACCCAGAGCGCCGAGACTATCGGACTTCTCCAAGATCTTATAAAGATCGAGAGCATCAATCCATCGCTGTCGCCAAAAGGTAGTGGAGAGCAAGGTGTAGCCAAGTTCCTCGAGGGTTTTTGCAAGGAGCGGAAGCTGGCTTACGGGATACAGGAGGTGGCCGATGGTCGCTCGAATTTCCTGACCTGGGTACCTGGGAAAGAACCCGATAGGCGTATTCTATTCATTGCTCATATGGATACCGTTCCTATCGATAGGTGGGAATCAGATCCATTCTCGGGTGAGCAACGGGACGGGCGAATATATGGGCGAGGTAGCTGCGACACAAAAGGCTCACTTGCAGCTATGTTGATTGCGCTTAGCTCACTTGGTGAACGGCAGCCCCGGGCCACGGTTGTTGTGGCAGCCAGCATTGACGAAGAGTACCGCAAACTTGGCGCCCGCGCTATAGCCGATTCCGGTGTCGCTTATGAGGGTGCGGTAGTCGGTGAACCCACCGAATTAGAGCTCGTTGTAGCTCACATGGGTTCTGTCCGCTGGCAAATCGAGGTTCAGGGTGTACCGGCTCATACGTCGAAGCCTCATCTCGGAGTGAACGCGATCACGGGCATGGCCAAGGTGGTATTGGCACTTGATGAGCACCATCGATCCCTTGTGTCTCGGGCGCAGCACCCATTGGTAGGGTCATCACAGCTGACCGTGAGCCTCATCGAAGGAGGTTTGGAACTTACCACTGTACCGCCGGTATGCCGTATCTGGGTCGATCGGCGTCTCATACCCGGGGAGCGGCCGCAGGACGCGTTGGCGGAGGTAGAAAGCATACTGGAAGGCCTTCGCCAGGGCGAAGACAAGATCAATGTTCGGTCATTGCTTCCCGCATTGGAAGACCCGCCTCCAATCAGTTCCGGGTCGAGCAAAATTGCAGCAGTCGCAGGAGCGGCTTGTGCCCACGTCGCGGGGACCGGAGAGCAGAAGGGAGCCACCGGCGGCTCGGATGCAAATCAGCTGTCATTGGCTGGGATCCCGTGTGTGATTATCGGACCCGGGCGTACTGCCCAAGCCCATACGAACAACGAGTTCGTTGAAATCGATCAACTGACCAAGGCTGCTGATTTGTACCAGAGAATCATGCTCACATATTAGGAGTGGCCGGCCTGATGGGGGTGCTCAAACCCCGTCCATTGGGCCGCGGACGCCCCGGATGCTGCATGAGCGTGGCGGCCGCAACGTCCCGATCTTCGCTGGTCTCGTCGGCGCTTCCCACGTAGATCTTGCCGCCCGTGCTTGAAATTCTGTTGCGACAGGCAGAGTGCGTCTTCACCATAGGGAGGGCATGATCTTCCACCGGAGACGCAGAGCCACCGAAAATTTGGCGCTCATATGCGGATAACGTACGGCAAGTGCCTAGGAAATGCAGATTTTCCGCGACAAGAAGAAATCCTCGGGGAAAACAGCCTCTTGTGACGTGATACGAAGAGAAAGTATGCGGACAGGACGAATGCCTGATCCGTTCGAGGAATGCCTGTTTTGAAGGACTCGACGAGATGAAATATGAGAAGCCATTTCCGCCCGAGGAGTTTCGGCGTCGTGTTCATGACGTGAAGCAGCGGATGGAGCGAGCGGGGCTGGACTTGCTGATCTGCCAGGATCCCGCGAATATGTATTGGCTTACCGGCTTTGACGGCTATTCGTTCTACGTGCCTCAGGTGGTCTTAGTGCATCTCCAGTCGGACATGCCCCTCTGGTTCGGACGTTTCGTCGATGTAAATTCCGCTTATATAACGACGGATCTGCCTAGAGAAAATATAAGCTCATTTTCCGATCATAGACTTCAACATCCAGAATTACATCCATTTGACGATCTTTGCGAGCTTATCAATTCGCGCGGCTGGGGATCTGATCGAATCGGTGTCGAGCTTAACGCCCACTTCTATACTGCCCGAGCACATCAACATCTCGTCAAAGGCCTTCCGAATGCAAAATTCTCTGATAGCCGCGAATTAGTCAATTGGGCACGGCTTATAAAATCTGACCTTGAACTAGTCTACATGAGAGAAGCGGGCCACCTTGCAACGCATACGATGCAGACGGCAATCGCTAACCTAAGGCCTGGAGTGCCGCAACATGAGGTCGTCGCGGAGGTGTACCGGGCCCAGACACGAGGGGTGGACGGTAAATATGGCGACTCTAGCGGTCCTCCTCTTATCCAGACTAGCGAACAAACGAACGCTCCGCACCTCAGTTGGACCGAGGAGCCCTTGCCGACCTCTGGCCTGGTTCTCATGGAGTTCGGCGCCACCCGACGCCGCTACTGTGCGCCGCTGTGCCGCACCGTCCACATCGGAAAGCCACCCGCAGAGGTCTCGCGTCTTGCTGAGGTTATAGTGGAAGGCGGGGATGCTGTGCTCGAGATGGCAAAGCCTGGTACCGTCGTTGAGGAGCTTAATGCGGTGTGGCAAGATATCCTCAAGCGGAACGGGTATATCAAGATAGGCCGCTCCGGCTATTCAATCGGACTCAACTTCCCGCCGGAATGGGGCGAACGCACGGTTAGTATTCGCGCGGGCGACAAGACCATCCTACAACCAGGAATGTGCTTCCATTTTCAGTCGGGGGTTAGGCTCGAAGGGTTCGGCGCCGCCATCTCTGAATCATTTATTGTAACCGAAAGGGGCGGTGAGCGATTGGCAGATGTTGATCGCCGCTTGATCGTCGTGGACTAGGTGATTTGGATGTGACCCAAATCGTTTTGCGATCTCACTGGGTCCGTTCGAAGCCGGTTGAAATTTGTTTCTGCGGCGAGCGGATGAACGGATCTAGCTTAAGGACGGCGCTGTCTGAGAGGTGCGGCATGCCCAACCTCTGGGACAGGAGAATCTCGCCTAGCACATGAGTTCTCTGCATCAGCGGAGATTAAGATCCGTAGGCCGAAATGAGCCACCTGTGACGCGAGCGCGGCGTGAACGTTGCCCCATTCTACAAATGCGCGGATGACGCAAGAGGACTTAGCTTTTGAGGAGCATTGAGGACGAGTTTACGCGCGCCTGAAGCGGGCTCTTGCCAACCCTGCGCGCCGGTGGGAACGCGAGTATGGTCCGCCCCGTCCGTGCAACACGTCGCGACATCAGCACACGTTGTTCCCGATAGATGGCTCGGCAGCGAAGCTCGCCTTTTGCCCGGGGCTCGCTTCATCCTTTTCTGCTGTTTCGTGCGACTTCACCACTTCACCAAGTGAATGTCTGGGTTATCGCGGGGACCTCAATTTCGGGACCCCAAGACCTCCTTCCGAATGAAGTCGTCCGCGATGCCATCGTGTCTGAAGCGGTCGCGGTCACCCTGCACAGTGCCGGACGAAAGTAGCCTTGCGGCGAGTTCCGTCTAAGATTCGAGGCGGTTGCGCCTGCGTCAGTGCGCCTGATCGGTGTCGGTCGAGAACTTAATGCCACGAGGCCAGATCGGGAACTCGGGATCGGGAGATCGGCGCTGGAACCAACTACTTTCCGCGCCGCCGGCGACCAGCGCGACCTTCGCTCGCGGTCGCTAAGCCTCCTGGCAAGTGAAGTTGTGAGCCGTGTCCAATTCTACGCGAATTGGCTGCTGTTTGCAGGAATGCAGCTAAAGGGGCATCAACTGCGCTGCCGATCGGCGCTGTGGCAGCAATAACCTAAAGGCATCAGCATACCATTGGAGTCTTAGATGAGGGGTACGTCAATCACGGCATTACGCAGGCTCAAACGGCCAGACCTTTTGCGTGGTGATGCGTATCTGAACGGCGCCTGGCTCTCCAAATCAGATACTCTTGCCGTGTTTGATCCTGCCAGCGGTGACGAGATCGCTCAAGTTGCGGCTTGCGCAGACGCCGACGTTGACGACGCGGTCCATTGCGCAAGAGCAGCGTTCCTCAAGTGGCGCGACATGCTTCCGTTACAGCGTGGTGCATATCTGCGGAAATGGGCGGCAGGCATGCGGGAGAGCGCCGAAGACCTGGCTGTCATCATAACGGCCGAGCAAGGAAAACCGATTGCTGAAGCCCGCGGCGAAGTTTCATACGCTGCCGGCTTTTTAGATTGGTTTGCAGGGGAAGGGGAGCGGGCTTACGGCGAAACGATTCCCAGCCATCTCCCCGCAAGCAGGCTGGCCGTGCATTTGCAGCCGATCGGGGTGAC
The window above is part of the Mesorhizobium sp. WSM4904 genome. Proteins encoded here:
- a CDS encoding M20 aminoacylase family protein → MAILNSVAEFLPEIVAWRRDIHAHPELGFDIPRTSAFVAERLREFGCDAVATGIGKTGVVGVIKGNGVVSDGNPKVIGLRADMDALPINEATDLPYASKNKGLMHACGHDGHTAMLLGAARYLADTRNFAGTAVMIFQPAEEIGTGAVAMLDDGLMERFGIEHIYGMHNRPGLPVGVFGIRQGPVMAATDSIEISIEGRGGHPGRPHECIDPILVGAQLVTALQHILAQNIDPVDSAGISFHQFQSGQRLVPVVPQTAELVGTMRTLKPEVRKFVKERVGEVVAGIAQITGAKIDIKFQSFDAILFNEVQQTDLARSAAKGVAGENNVLETPPVMGGEDFSFLAQARPGAFVWCGNGDSAGLHHPAYNFNDEAIPYGTSYWIKLVENTLGSRPTS
- a CDS encoding Lrp/AsnC family transcriptional regulator, with the protein product MDLDRIDRKILNVVQRNNRLTTEELGELAGLSATACQRRLKRLRDAGVIEADVAIVSPEAVGRPLLLLVSITLERDRADIIDRFKQAIRRTPEIMNAYYVTGEADFIITVSAQDMAEYEAFTRRFFYEHLEVKGFKTIVVMDRIKASFALPIAEE
- a CDS encoding aminotransferase class V-fold PLP-dependent enzyme, with product MLPLDILRKEFPATANAIYMDVANQGLISSTTLASIEPHLNNRLHGLNDEERMLEHVERTRARFAQFINSDHDEIAITKNASEGINIIANAIDWRDGDNVVLCPKLEHANNILPWIQIRDRYNVELRVVEPDNGSIPPDAFVKAIDSHTRVVALATVTMVPGFRTVMEQISEACRHYGAFLLADATQSVGILHTDVNRLGVDGVAVSTVKGLMGLYGSGFLYCRKEWADRLSPAYLARFSVDFGNAPESAPVPSFVKLRSGAPRFDIGHYNFPGMLAAYASMGQLLDIGTEAIDQSVTSLAKRMATGLLDIGLPVCGGPPGAHTGSIVAVGDSSDLVEGRPVDARIRSLHEHFTKNGVIVSIRRGMLRFSLHLYNTADEVDRVINLAKSWSK
- a CDS encoding M20 family metallopeptidase, producing MSTQSAETIGLLQDLIKIESINPSLSPKGSGEQGVAKFLEGFCKERKLAYGIQEVADGRSNFLTWVPGKEPDRRILFIAHMDTVPIDRWESDPFSGEQRDGRIYGRGSCDTKGSLAAMLIALSSLGERQPRATVVVAASIDEEYRKLGARAIADSGVAYEGAVVGEPTELELVVAHMGSVRWQIEVQGVPAHTSKPHLGVNAITGMAKVVLALDEHHRSLVSRAQHPLVGSSQLTVSLIEGGLELTTVPPVCRIWVDRRLIPGERPQDALAEVESILEGLRQGEDKINVRSLLPALEDPPPISSGSSKIAAVAGAACAHVAGTGEQKGATGGSDANQLSLAGIPCVIIGPGRTAQAHTNNEFVEIDQLTKAADLYQRIMLTY
- a CDS encoding Xaa-Pro peptidase family protein, with translation MKYEKPFPPEEFRRRVHDVKQRMERAGLDLLICQDPANMYWLTGFDGYSFYVPQVVLVHLQSDMPLWFGRFVDVNSAYITTDLPRENISSFSDHRLQHPELHPFDDLCELINSRGWGSDRIGVELNAHFYTARAHQHLVKGLPNAKFSDSRELVNWARLIKSDLELVYMREAGHLATHTMQTAIANLRPGVPQHEVVAEVYRAQTRGVDGKYGDSSGPPLIQTSEQTNAPHLSWTEEPLPTSGLVLMEFGATRRRYCAPLCRTVHIGKPPAEVSRLAEVIVEGGDAVLEMAKPGTVVEELNAVWQDILKRNGYIKIGRSGYSIGLNFPPEWGERTVSIRAGDKTILQPGMCFHFQSGVRLEGFGAAISESFIVTERGGERLADVDRRLIVVD